One Peromyscus leucopus breed LL Stock chromosome 20, UCI_PerLeu_2.1, whole genome shotgun sequence genomic region harbors:
- the Ankrd54 gene encoding ankyrin repeat domain-containing protein 54: MAATGGGADDESRSGRSSSDGECAVAPEPLAEAGGLFSFADLGAALGGGAGLPGRAAGRAPSPLRYLQVLWQQDAEPRDELRCKIPTGRLRRAARPHRRLGPTGKEVHALKRLRDSANANDVETVQQLLEDGADPCAADDKGRTALHFASCNGNDQIVQLLLDHGADPNQQDGLGNTPLHLAACTNHVPVITTLLRGGARVDALDRAGRTPLHLAKSKLNILQEGHSQCLEAVRLEVKQIIHMLREYLERLGRHEQRERLDDLCTRLQMTSTKEQVDEVTDLLASFTSLSLQMQSMEKRC, translated from the exons ATGGCAGCCACCGGCGGGGGCGCGGATGACGAGTCCCGATCCGGCCGCTCGAGCTCCGACGGCGAGTGCGCTGTGGCGCCGGAGCCGCTGGCGGAAGCCGGAGGCCTGTTCTCCTTCGCAGACCTAGGCGCTGCGCTGGGCGGCGGCGCAGGCCTCCCGGGCCGGGCAGCCGGCCGGGCCCCGTCCCCGCTGCGCTACCTCCAGGTCCTGTGGCAGCAGGACGCCGAGCCCCGCGACGAACTGCGCTGCAAGATCCCCACCGGGCGGCTGAGGCGCGCCGCCAGGCCCCACCGCCGGCTCGGGCCCACCGGCAAGGAGGTGCACG ctctgaaGAGGCTGAGGGACTCGGCCAATGCCAATGATGTAGAAACAG TGCAGCAGCTGCTGGAGGACGGGGCAGACCCCTGCGCCGCTGACGACAAGGGCCGCACGGCCCTTCATTTTGCCTCCTGCAATGGCAATGACCAGATTG TACAGCTTCTCCTGGACCATGGGGCTGACCCCAACCAACAGGATGGCCTGGGCAACACACCACTGCACCTGG CGGCGTGTACCAACCATGTGCCTGTCATCACCACACTGCTTCGAGGAG GGGCCCGTGTGGATGCCCTGGACAGAGCTGGCCGCACGCCCCTACACCTGGCCAAGTCAAAGCTGAACATCCTACAGGAAGGTCATTCCCAGTGCCTGGAGGCCGTCCGGCTGGAGGTGAAGCAG ATCATCCACATGCTACGGGAGTACCTGGAGCGCCTGGGGCGGCATGAACAGCGGGAACGGCTGGATGACCTCTGTACCCGTCTCCAGATGACAAGTACCAAAGAGCAG GTGGATGAAGTGACAGACCTCTTGGCCAGCTTCACCTCCCTCAGTCTGCAGATGCAGAGCATGGAGAAGAG ATGCTGA